In Yersinia enterocolitica subsp. enterocolitica, one DNA window encodes the following:
- the cspD gene encoding cold shock-like protein CspD: METGTVKWFNNAKGFGFICPEGGGEDIFAHYSTIQMDGYRTLKAGQMVNFDVHQGPKGNHASLIVPLGLDVVLQEAIPQEHAALA, encoded by the coding sequence ATGGAGACGGGTACTGTTAAATGGTTCAACAATGCCAAAGGTTTTGGCTTCATTTGCCCTGAGGGCGGCGGCGAAGATATATTCGCTCACTATTCGACTATCCAGATGGATGGCTACCGAACGTTAAAAGCCGGTCAGATGGTTAACTTTGATGTCCATCAAGGGCCAAAAGGGAACCATGCCAGCCTGATTGTACCACTAGGATTAGATGTGGTACTGCAAGAAGCCATACCGCAGGAACACGCTGCATTGGCCTGA
- a CDS encoding VirK/YbjX family protein has translation MHINNNPVLIPNNINRWGLITLLFKGHQALGGSWQKSQFRLKFIARTIICPKLTFNLLGVLVKHPFLNSMLRAQPDLPCKLHRPYLANTLNNRQKLEVLQAHFQLENQCIPELLRRNYLHHSPYKLTELTGKNEEKYSIYLGVIPKLNKEGEITLMLANEQQQTLALLTFSLTYYQNQKTLFIGGLQGADNETPHSEIHACTKACHGLFPKRLVLEAACCLAELMGITQIIAVGNATHVYQNWRYRAKKRGKLHADYDNFWLSLGGEQCAEGHFNLPARIARKPIEDIASKKRAEYRRRYQLLAQLENGLAAHFSPDQGCSGGAIPR, from the coding sequence ATGCACATCAACAACAACCCCGTATTAATCCCTAACAATATTAACCGTTGGGGGCTAATTACATTGCTGTTCAAAGGCCATCAGGCGCTGGGCGGTTCATGGCAAAAATCGCAGTTTCGGCTTAAATTTATCGCCCGGACCATAATCTGCCCAAAACTGACCTTTAACTTACTGGGTGTACTGGTAAAGCACCCGTTTCTCAATAGCATGCTACGCGCTCAACCGGACTTACCTTGTAAATTACACCGCCCTTATTTGGCTAACACACTTAATAATCGGCAAAAACTGGAAGTCTTACAGGCTCATTTCCAGTTGGAAAACCAGTGTATTCCAGAATTATTACGCCGTAACTATTTGCACCATTCACCTTATAAACTCACCGAGTTAACTGGCAAGAATGAGGAAAAGTATTCTATTTATTTAGGCGTTATTCCAAAACTCAATAAGGAAGGTGAAATTACGCTGATGCTTGCCAATGAGCAACAACAAACCCTGGCATTGCTCACATTTAGCCTCACTTATTACCAAAACCAAAAAACGCTGTTTATCGGTGGGTTACAAGGTGCAGATAACGAAACCCCACACAGCGAAATTCATGCTTGCACCAAGGCCTGTCATGGATTATTCCCGAAACGATTAGTATTGGAAGCCGCCTGTTGCCTGGCTGAACTGATGGGAATAACACAGATAATAGCCGTCGGTAATGCCACCCATGTTTATCAGAACTGGCGCTATCGGGCGAAAAAGAGAGGTAAGTTACATGCAGATTACGATAACTTCTGGTTATCACTGGGTGGAGAACAGTGCGCAGAAGGTCATTTCAATTTGCCCGCCAGAATTGCACGTAAGCCGATAGAAGACATTGCAAGTAAAAAACGCGCAGAATATCGCCGCCGTTATCAATTACTTGCACAACTTGAAAATGGCCTGGCTGCGCATTTTTCACCCGACCAGGGGTGCTCAGGCGGAGCGATACCGCGTTAA
- the infA gene encoding translation initiation factor IF-1 — translation MAKEDNIEMQGTVLDTLPNTMFRVELENGHVVTAHISGKMRKNYIRILTGDKVTVELTPYDLSKGRIVFRSR, via the coding sequence ATGGCCAAAGAAGACAATATTGAAATGCAGGGCACCGTTCTTGATACGCTGCCGAACACCATGTTCCGTGTTGAATTGGAAAACGGGCACGTGGTAACCGCTCATATCTCCGGTAAAATGCGTAAAAACTATATCCGCATCCTGACGGGTGACAAAGTCACTGTAGAGCTGACCCCGTACGACCTGAGCAAAGGCCGCATTGTCTTCCGTAGCCGTTAA
- the clpA gene encoding ATP-dependent Clp protease ATP-binding subunit ClpA: protein MLNQELELSLNMAFARAREHRHEFMTVEHLLLALLSNPAAREALEACSVDLVALRQELEAFIEQTTPTLPVSEEERDTQPTLSFQRVLQRAVFHVQSSGRNEVSGANVLVAIFSEQESQAAYLLRKHDVSRLDVVNFISHGARKDEPGQAPNAENPVNEEQAGGEDRMENFTTNLNQLARVGGIDPLIGRDKELERTIQVLCRRRKNNPLLVGESGVGKTAIAEGLAWRIVQGDVPEVMSECTLYSLDIGSLLAGTKYRGDFEKRFKALLKQLENDKDSILFIDEIHTIIGAGAASGGQVDAANLIKPLLSSGKIRVIGSTTYQEFSNIFEKDRALARRFQKIDITEPTPEETVQIINGLKPKYEAHHDVRYTAKAIRAAVELSVKYINDRHLPDKAIDVIDEAGARSRLMPVNKRKKTVNVSDIESVVARIARIPEKTVSASDRDVLKNLSDRLNMLVFGQDKAIEALSEAIKMSRAGLGHEHKPVGSFLFAGPTGVGKTEVTVQLAKALDIELLRFDMSEYMERHTVSRLIGAPPGYVGYDQGGLLTDAVIKHPHAVLLLDEIEKAHPDVFNLLLQVMDNGTLTDNNGRKADFRNVILVMTTNAGVRETQRTSIGFKQQDNSTDALEEIKKVFTPEFRNRLDNIIWFNHLSPAVIQQVVDKFIVELQAQLDAKGVSLEVSEEARDWLSDKGYDKAMGARPMARVIQENLKKPLANELLFGSLVDGGSVTVGLDKEKQQLAYEFQSAQKRKTEGAVH, encoded by the coding sequence ATGCTCAATCAAGAACTTGAACTCAGTCTCAATATGGCTTTCGCCAGAGCGCGTGAGCACAGACACGAGTTTATGACCGTGGAGCACCTGTTGCTGGCATTGCTGAGCAATCCGGCTGCGCGGGAAGCGCTGGAGGCGTGTTCAGTTGATTTGGTGGCGTTACGCCAGGAACTGGAAGCGTTTATTGAACAAACCACACCGACCTTACCGGTCAGTGAAGAAGAGCGTGATACCCAGCCGACGCTCAGTTTCCAACGCGTGTTACAACGTGCGGTGTTCCACGTGCAATCATCAGGGCGCAATGAAGTTTCTGGTGCCAATGTGTTGGTTGCCATCTTTAGTGAACAAGAGTCCCAGGCGGCCTACTTACTGCGTAAGCATGATGTCAGCCGTTTGGATGTAGTGAACTTTATTTCCCACGGCGCCCGTAAGGACGAACCGGGTCAGGCACCGAATGCAGAAAATCCGGTGAATGAAGAACAGGCAGGAGGGGAAGACCGTATGGAGAACTTCACCACCAATCTGAATCAACTGGCCCGCGTTGGCGGCATTGACCCACTTATCGGCCGCGATAAAGAGTTGGAGCGCACCATTCAGGTATTGTGCCGTCGGCGTAAAAATAACCCACTGTTGGTGGGGGAATCTGGCGTCGGTAAAACGGCTATCGCCGAAGGTTTAGCCTGGCGTATCGTGCAGGGCGATGTTCCTGAAGTCATGTCAGAATGCACATTATATTCCTTGGATATCGGGTCACTTCTGGCCGGAACTAAATATCGTGGTGATTTTGAAAAACGCTTCAAGGCGCTGCTGAAGCAGTTAGAAAATGACAAAGATAGCATCCTGTTTATCGATGAAATTCATACTATTATCGGTGCAGGCGCTGCCTCTGGTGGGCAAGTAGATGCCGCTAACTTGATCAAACCGCTACTTTCCAGTGGTAAAATTAGAGTCATTGGCTCCACTACGTATCAGGAATTCAGCAATATTTTTGAAAAAGATCGTGCACTGGCACGTCGTTTCCAGAAAATTGATATTACTGAGCCGACGCCGGAAGAAACTGTTCAGATTATCAACGGCCTGAAACCAAAATATGAAGCGCACCATGATGTGCGTTATACCGCAAAAGCGATCCGTGCGGCTGTGGAGTTGTCGGTCAAATATATTAATGACCGTCATCTGCCAGATAAAGCCATTGATGTGATTGATGAAGCTGGTGCACGTAGCCGTCTGATGCCGGTGAACAAACGCAAGAAAACAGTTAATGTATCGGATATTGAGTCTGTGGTTGCTCGTATCGCTCGTATTCCGGAGAAAACGGTGTCAGCGAGTGATCGCGATGTGCTTAAAAATCTGAGCGATCGCCTGAACATGCTGGTCTTTGGTCAGGATAAAGCCATTGAAGCGCTGTCTGAGGCCATCAAGATGAGCCGCGCGGGCTTGGGGCATGAGCATAAACCTGTCGGTTCATTCCTGTTTGCTGGCCCCACTGGGGTTGGTAAGACAGAAGTGACGGTGCAATTGGCCAAAGCGCTGGATATCGAACTGCTGCGCTTTGATATGTCTGAATATATGGAGCGCCATACGGTTAGCCGCTTGATTGGTGCGCCTCCGGGCTATGTGGGTTACGACCAAGGTGGCCTGTTGACTGATGCGGTTATCAAGCATCCTCATGCGGTTCTGTTGTTGGATGAAATTGAGAAGGCGCATCCGGATGTGTTTAACTTGCTCTTGCAGGTGATGGATAACGGGACGCTGACAGATAACAATGGCCGTAAAGCCGATTTTCGTAACGTTATTCTGGTGATGACCACCAATGCCGGCGTACGCGAGACTCAGCGCACTTCCATTGGTTTTAAACAGCAGGACAACAGCACTGATGCGCTGGAAGAGATCAAAAAAGTGTTTACTCCGGAATTCCGTAACCGGTTGGATAACATCATTTGGTTTAACCACTTGTCACCTGCTGTCATCCAGCAAGTGGTTGATAAATTTATCGTTGAGTTGCAGGCGCAATTAGATGCTAAAGGCGTGTCACTGGAAGTCAGTGAAGAAGCACGTGATTGGTTATCTGATAAAGGTTACGACAAGGCGATGGGCGCGCGGCCGATGGCTCGAGTGATTCAGGAAAACCTGAAAAAACCACTAGCGAACGAGTTATTATTTGGTTCGCTGGTTGATGGTGGTTCGGTCACTGTCGGGTTGGATAAAGAAAAGCAACAATTGGCTTATGAGTTCCAAAGTGCGCAAAAACGCAAAACTGAAGGTGCAGTTCACTAA
- the aat gene encoding leucyl/phenylalanyl-tRNA--protein transferase codes for MRITQLSSQSFAFPSPELALREPNGLLALGGDLSPPRLLAAYERGIFPWFSPGEMILWWSPDPRAVLYPEDLHISRSMRRFLRNCPYRFTLNHAFEDVIRACATLRDEGTWIGDDVQQAYCHLHTLGHAHSVEVWLENELVGGLYGISVGSLFCGESMFSRANNASKSALMVFCHHFTRHGGELIDCQVLNAHTASLGAIEIPRNFFLQQLSQLQFSPLPAECWLPQSLNFSSAMQ; via the coding sequence ATGCGCATCACACAGCTCTCATCTCAATCATTTGCGTTCCCCTCGCCTGAGCTGGCTCTGCGCGAACCAAACGGATTGCTGGCCCTTGGGGGAGATCTATCTCCTCCTCGTTTATTGGCCGCCTATGAACGGGGGATTTTTCCCTGGTTCAGTCCTGGAGAAATGATTTTATGGTGGTCACCTGACCCTCGAGCCGTATTGTATCCAGAAGATTTACATATCAGTCGGAGCATGCGGCGCTTTTTGCGCAACTGCCCTTATCGATTTACGCTCAATCACGCTTTTGAAGATGTTATCCGTGCCTGTGCTACTCTGCGTGATGAGGGAACCTGGATTGGCGATGATGTACAGCAAGCATATTGCCACTTACATACACTGGGTCATGCCCATTCCGTAGAGGTTTGGTTGGAAAATGAACTGGTTGGCGGTTTGTATGGCATTTCAGTGGGCTCACTCTTTTGTGGTGAATCGATGTTTAGCAGGGCTAATAATGCCTCAAAAAGCGCTTTAATGGTTTTTTGTCATCATTTTACCCGTCATGGTGGAGAACTGATTGACTGTCAGGTCCTCAACGCTCACACTGCGTCGCTGGGTGCGATTGAGATCCCACGCAACTTTTTTTTGCAACAGTTGAGTCAACTCCAGTTTAGTCCACTACCGGCTGAATGCTGGTTACCGCAATCGTTGAATTTTTCATCCGCGATGCAGTAA
- the clpS gene encoding ATP-dependent Clp protease adapter ClpS: MGKNNDWLNFEHLVKDKQIEALKPPSMYKVILNNDDYTPMEFVIDVLQKFFSYDIERATQLMLNVHYQGKAICGVFTAEVAETKVAHVNQYARENEHPLLCTLEKA; the protein is encoded by the coding sequence ATGGGTAAGAACAACGATTGGCTGAATTTTGAACATTTAGTCAAAGATAAACAAATCGAGGCGCTCAAACCGCCATCTATGTATAAAGTGATACTTAACAACGACGATTACACACCGATGGAATTTGTGATTGACGTTCTGCAAAAGTTCTTTTCTTATGATATTGAACGTGCAACACAGCTGATGCTCAATGTGCATTATCAAGGAAAGGCGATTTGCGGTGTTTTTACTGCCGAAGTGGCAGAGACAAAAGTCGCACATGTAAATCAATACGCCAGGGAGAACGAGCATCCGTTGCTTTGTACGCTGGAAAAAGCCTGA
- the macA gene encoding macrolide transporter subunit MacA: MQFSSSQRRWLIAIAVLIIGGFFIIRHLMAPTPVQFQTVKVANRDLQQNVLATGKLDAVRKVDVGAQVSGQLEKLYVEIGDQVKQGQLLAMIDPQQAQNQIKEVEATLQDLNAQLGQAKAELQLAAVTLRRQQDLAKLQAVSRQDLDQAITALAVKKAQVETINAQINKTKASLDTANINLDYTKISAPMDGDVVQITTLQGQTVIAAQQAPNILTLADMSTMLVNAQVSEADVIHLKPGMKASFTVLGDPGKRFDGALKDIQPTPEKVNDAIFYSARFEVPNPDRLLRLQMTAQVSIQLANIPQAMVIPLSALGDELGTNRYQVAVLKDGKEEKREVTIGIRNNVDAQVISGLNVGEEVIVSRGGTEEA; this comes from the coding sequence ATGCAGTTCAGTAGCAGTCAGCGCCGATGGCTTATCGCAATTGCCGTTTTAATTATTGGCGGTTTTTTCATTATCAGGCACCTTATGGCGCCGACACCGGTTCAATTTCAAACGGTAAAAGTCGCCAACCGTGATCTGCAACAAAATGTATTGGCAACCGGTAAACTTGATGCTGTGCGCAAAGTTGATGTCGGTGCTCAGGTCAGTGGCCAGTTGGAGAAACTCTATGTGGAAATTGGCGATCAAGTTAAGCAAGGGCAATTGCTGGCGATGATTGACCCCCAACAGGCGCAGAACCAAATTAAAGAAGTGGAAGCGACATTACAGGACTTGAATGCACAGTTGGGGCAGGCGAAAGCTGAACTTCAATTGGCTGCGGTCACCCTACGTCGCCAGCAAGACTTGGCAAAATTACAGGCTGTGTCACGTCAGGATTTGGATCAGGCGATCACCGCACTGGCAGTGAAAAAAGCGCAAGTTGAAACCATTAATGCGCAAATTAATAAAACCAAAGCCAGTTTGGATACTGCCAATATTAATTTGGATTACACCAAAATATCGGCTCCGATGGACGGTGATGTCGTGCAAATCACGACTTTACAAGGGCAAACTGTGATTGCTGCGCAGCAAGCGCCGAACATTCTTACACTGGCAGACATGAGTACTATGCTGGTGAATGCTCAGGTTTCAGAAGCAGATGTGATTCATTTAAAACCCGGCATGAAAGCCTCGTTTACTGTATTGGGGGACCCGGGAAAGCGCTTTGATGGCGCATTAAAAGATATTCAGCCAACACCAGAAAAAGTGAATGACGCGATTTTCTATTCAGCGCGTTTCGAAGTACCGAACCCCGATCGGTTATTGCGATTGCAAATGACCGCGCAGGTATCAATTCAGTTGGCAAATATCCCACAGGCGATGGTTATCCCATTATCGGCATTAGGTGATGAATTAGGGACTAATCGCTATCAAGTCGCGGTACTTAAAGACGGCAAGGAAGAAAAACGCGAAGTGACTATTGGTATCCGAAATAACGTCGATGCGCAGGTTATTTCTGGTTTGAATGTGGGTGAAGAGGTCATCGTTAGCCGCGGTGGCACAGAGGAGGCGTAA
- the macB gene encoding macrolide ABC transporter ATP-binding protein/permease MacB: MAALLELKGIRRSYQSGEETVDVLQDVSLTINAGELVAIIGASGSGKSTLMNILGCLDKPSAGVYRVAGQDVAALDNDALAALRREHFGFIFQRYHLLPHLSAAHNVEVPAVYAGLGKNERRERANMLLTRLGLGERVSYQPNQLSGGQQQRVSIARALMNGGQVILADEPTGALDSHSSVEVMAILKQLQQQGHTVIIVTHDPTVAAQAERVIEIKDGRIMADSGSKITQEVVSSDAISLTPPAPSWQQLAGRFREALLMAWRAMSANKMRTALTMLGIIIGIASVVSILVVGDAAKQLVLADIRAIGTNTIDVYPGKDFGDDDPSTRQALVYDDMAALKAQSYVSAVSPTIAGSMRLRYGNIDVAASVSGVSDQYFRVYGMKLEQGTAITREQVERQSQVVVIDRNTQRRLFPHIKDVVGQVILIGNMPATVVGVVEEKQSMFGSSKALRVWVPYSTMASRLMGRSYFDSITIRIKEGYSSKEAEQQLVRLLTMRHGKKDIFTYNMDSLLQTAEKTTRTMQLFLTLVAVISLVVGGIGVMNIMLVSVTERTREIGIRMAVGARSSDVMQQFLIEAILVCLVGGALGISLSFAIGLIVEMFLPNWQIAFPPVALFSAFLCSTVIGVVFGYLPARSAARLNPIDALARE, encoded by the coding sequence ATGGCGGCATTGCTTGAATTAAAAGGCATCCGTCGTAGCTATCAATCCGGCGAAGAAACCGTTGATGTATTGCAGGATGTCTCACTAACCATTAATGCCGGTGAGTTGGTGGCGATTATTGGTGCCTCTGGTTCAGGTAAATCGACATTGATGAATATTCTCGGTTGCCTGGATAAGCCCAGCGCGGGTGTTTATCGGGTGGCCGGTCAAGATGTTGCGGCACTAGACAACGACGCATTGGCCGCATTGCGCCGCGAGCATTTCGGTTTTATTTTCCAGCGCTATCACCTGCTACCTCACCTTAGTGCGGCCCATAATGTCGAAGTTCCGGCGGTTTATGCTGGTTTGGGTAAAAATGAACGCCGTGAACGAGCGAACATGCTATTAACCCGGTTGGGGCTGGGGGAGCGAGTCAGTTATCAGCCCAACCAGCTATCTGGCGGGCAACAGCAGCGTGTCAGTATTGCTCGTGCCTTGATGAATGGTGGTCAGGTTATTCTTGCTGATGAGCCGACAGGCGCACTGGATAGTCATTCCAGCGTTGAGGTGATGGCTATTTTGAAACAGCTTCAGCAACAGGGGCATACGGTCATTATTGTTACTCATGACCCCACTGTTGCGGCTCAGGCTGAGCGGGTTATTGAAATTAAAGATGGCCGTATAATGGCCGACTCTGGTTCGAAAATAACGCAAGAAGTTGTCTCTTCGGACGCGATTAGCCTGACGCCACCCGCACCTTCCTGGCAGCAATTAGCGGGGCGTTTTCGTGAGGCATTATTAATGGCCTGGCGTGCTATGTCGGCCAATAAAATGCGTACCGCCCTGACGATGTTAGGCATCATTATTGGTATTGCCTCGGTTGTTTCCATATTAGTGGTTGGGGACGCGGCTAAGCAGTTGGTGTTGGCGGATATCAGAGCTATCGGCACTAACACTATCGATGTTTACCCTGGTAAAGACTTTGGTGACGACGACCCCAGTACCCGACAGGCGCTAGTTTATGATGATATGGCTGCGCTAAAAGCACAGTCATACGTCAGCGCGGTATCCCCCACTATCGCCGGCAGTATGCGGTTACGTTATGGCAATATTGATGTGGCGGCTAGTGTCTCGGGTGTCAGCGATCAATATTTCCGGGTATATGGTATGAAGCTTGAACAAGGTACGGCTATCACCCGCGAGCAAGTTGAGCGTCAATCTCAAGTGGTTGTTATCGACCGCAATACGCAGCGCCGTCTGTTCCCCCACATCAAAGATGTCGTGGGGCAAGTCATATTGATTGGCAATATGCCTGCCACTGTTGTGGGCGTGGTGGAAGAAAAGCAATCCATGTTTGGTAGTAGTAAAGCGCTTCGAGTGTGGGTGCCTTATAGCACTATGGCTAGTCGTTTGATGGGACGTTCTTACTTTGATTCGATTACTATCCGGATTAAAGAGGGCTATAGCAGTAAGGAAGCCGAACAACAGCTGGTCAGGTTGTTGACTATGCGCCATGGCAAGAAAGACATATTCACCTACAACATGGATAGTTTGCTGCAAACTGCTGAGAAAACCACCCGTACAATGCAATTATTCCTAACATTAGTGGCTGTTATTTCATTAGTGGTCGGTGGGATTGGCGTGATGAATATTATGTTGGTATCGGTAACTGAACGTACCCGTGAAATTGGTATTCGTATGGCAGTGGGTGCGCGATCCAGTGATGTTATGCAGCAATTCTTAATTGAAGCTATTTTGGTCTGTCTGGTAGGAGGGGCACTCGGTATTTCATTGTCTTTCGCTATTGGTTTGATAGTAGAAATGTTTTTACCCAACTGGCAAATTGCTTTCCCTCCAGTGGCATTATTCAGTGCATTTTTGTGTTCAACTGTCATTGGGGTCGTATTCGGTTATCTACCGGCGCGCAGCGCAGCTCGGCTAAACCCCATTGATGCTTTAGCGCGTGAATAA